GAATGCGTCCCGACCCGGATGGCGAAGGTCTTGATGGTGCGCCGCTCGACTTGGCTCAGGGCCGCCAGATCGCGCTCGACGTCGCGCCGGTCGAGGACCCCGCCGGCCTCCAGCAGGCGGAAGGCGATGCCGCGCGGCAGCCCCTTCAGCCCGCCGCTCTCGACCGCCTGTTTCAGCCGCTTCAGATCGCGCAGAGCCCGGCCCGCCTCCGTCGCCAGCCAGGCCTCGATCCGCCGCTGGGCCCGATCCCGCGCCGCCTGCGGCCCCAGGTCGCCGATCAGGCGCACGCGCGGCGAAAACGGCTCGGCGTTGACGATCTTCGCCGCCAGCGCACCCTGCCACAGCACCTCGCCCTCCGGCGTCAACGCAAAGGCCTCGTCCGGATCGGCCGCCAACCGCCCCAGCCGCCGCGCGATCTCCGGCGCCACGGCGCGCAGAGCCGCGGCCTTCAGCGTCCGGTCCGCCAGCAGCGACCCGCCGGTCTGGCCCGCGAAACTCACCCCTTCCAGATGGCCGACCGCCTCACCGTCCACGGTCACCACGCCGTCGTCCGCCACCTCGGCCAGGGTCCCGGCCCGATCGTTCAGCGACCGCATCAGGGCCGTGGTCTTGCGGTCCACGAACCGCGCCGTCAGACGCTCATGCAACACGTCGGACAGCCGGTCCTCCAGCGCCCGCGTCTTCTCGCGCCACCCCTTGGCCTGATCCAGCCAGTCGGGTCGCGCCGCGATATAGCTCAGCGTCCGCACGCCGGAGAGCCGCGCCGACAGCTGGTCGATCTGGCCGTCGTCGCGGTCCAGCTCGGCGAAGCGTGGCGCCATCCAGTCGTCGGTCAGCCGCCCTCGCTTGCCGGTCAGGGCCTGAAAGATGTCCCTCGACAGCCGCATGTGCTCGTCCAGCGTCGTCTTCTGGAAGTCCGGCAGCTGGCAGCATTCCCACAGTCGCATGATCGTCCCGCGCGACCGGCTGATGCGCGCAATCTCCTCGTCCTGCATGGCCCGGCGCAGCAGGGTCTCGTCCAGGGCCTGGGCCGTCAGCTTCAGCCCCGCCCGCTCCGGCGTCTTCGTCAGCGACCGCAGCAGGTCCGGCAGGGTGTCGAAGTCCAGCCGGGCGTTGCGCCATTCCGCCGCCTGCACCGGATCGAACTGGTGCGACACCACCTGTTCGACCAGGTCCTCGTCCAGCTCCTCGCACTCGCCCGTCACCCCAAAGGTGCCGTCGCGCACATGCCGCCCGGCCCGGCCGGCGATCTGGGCGATCTCATGGGCGTGCAGCCAGCGTGTCCGCCGCCCGTCGAATTTGCGAAGCCCCGCGAAGGCGACATGGTCGACGTCCATGTTCAGCCCCATGCCGATGGCGTCGGTGGCGACCAGAAAGTCGACCTCCCCGGACTGGAACAGGGCCACCTGGGCGTTGCGCGTGCGGGGGCTAAGACTGCCCATCACCACCGCCGCCCCGCCGCGCTGACGCCGGATCAGTTCGGCGATGGCGTAGACCTGATCGGTGCTGAACGCGACGATGGCCGACCGCCTCGGCAGCCGGGTCAGCTTCTTGGATCCCGCATAGGTCAGGTGCGACAGCCGCTCGCGGGTCACGATTTCCAGATCGGGGATCAGCCGCCGCATCAGGGGCGCCATCGTCCCCGCCCCCAGGAACATGGTCTCGAACCTGCCCCGCGCATGCAGCATCCGGTTGGTGAAGACGTGGCCGCGCTCGGGATCGGCGACCAGCTGGATTTCATCGACCGCCAGGAACTCGACCTCCCGCTCCAGCGGCATGGCCTCGACCGTGCAGACCCAGTAGTGGGGCCGCGTCGGGATGATCTTTTCCTCGCCGGTGATCAGGGCCACGGCCGAGGCGCCGCGCAGCTTGACGATCCGCTCATAGATCTCGCGCGCCAGCAGCCTCAGGGGCAGGCCGATCATGCCCGAGGCGTGACCCAGCATCCGTTCGACCGCGAGGTGGGTCTTGCCGGTATTGGTCGGCCCCAGCACCGCGACGACGCGGGAGGGACCCAGGCCCGTGGGTCGATCACTCATGACCGACATAAGGTGGCGATTCTGTTTCGGTTGCTCAAGCGGCGCCGAGCCGATGCGAGGCGCAACGATCACGCGTCGTCGTTCGTTACGGCAGCCACGGGGGTGGAGTGGAGGCTTTTGCTATGCATACCCCCGTGACCGCAGCGCTTGCCGCAACCGCGCTTTTGACCCTGGGCCAACCAGCCTTCGCGCAGACCCAGGCTGCCGACGCCCCCGGCACGGTTGTCCGCGCAGGCGATGACGCCCTGACCTGTCCCCAGATGGCCGACGAGGCCGCGACGATCAGCGCCTCCATGGGCGAGGAAGGCCCCGGCCTGCTGGGCCGCGTGACCGGCGTGGCCCGCGCGGGAGCGTCCATGCTCGTGCCCGGCGCCGGTGTGGCCCTTGCGGGCGCCGACGCCCTGACCAGTTCCAGGAGGGACAAGAAGGAAGCAGAGGCCGACGCCAAACGCGACCGCTGGAACTATCTGAACGGCCTCTTTGCGGGACGCGGCTGTGGCGAGACCGCTGTCCAGGCGACTTCGGGGCCCGCAGGTCAGGCCCGGCCGGCCCAGACCTCAGCCCAGCCCGCCGTCGCGACCGCCCCGCCACGGCCCCAGCAACGACGCCCACCCCCGTAATCGCACCGGTTGTCGCACCCGTGATCACACCGGTGAGCGCACCGGCCCCTGTTATCGTCACGACGACCACGGCGCCCCACTAGGCGAACAGCAGGTCCTCGATCTGGCCCAGCCGCTCCTTGCCGAAGAACATCTCGTCCCCGACCCAGAAGGTCGGCGCCCCGAAGGCCCCGCGCTCGACCGCCGCCGCCGTGTTGTCCGCCAGCTTCGCCTTGACGGCGTCGGTCTGGGCCAGGCTCAGCAGCCGCTCGGCCTCCAGACCCGCCTCGTCCAGCACGCCCGCCAGCACCGCCGCATCCCCCATCTGCAGACCACGCTCCCAGAACCCGGCCAGCACCGCATCCAGATAGCGGTCGAATTCCTCGCCGGGCGCACAGGCGCACAGGCCGCGCATGGCCAGCAGGCTGTTGACCGGGAAGTGGGGGTTCATCTGGAAGGCCGTGATCCCGTGCGCCTTCACGAAGCGGCGGATCTCCAGCATCTCGTAATCCAGCTTCCCCCTGATCCCGGCGAAGGCCGAGAAGGGCGCCTGATTGCCGGTCGCCTTGAAGATCCCGCCCAGCAGACAGGGAATGACGTTGACCGTCGCTCCCGTCCGCCCGACCAGCTCCGGCAGGGCGCGCCAGGCCAGATAGGCGTTCAGACTGGCGAAATCGAAGATGAAGTCGATCGTCTTTGAAGCGGGCATCACCAGGTCTCCTTCCAGGGGCGCAGGTCCATTTCGAACGTCCAGGCGCTGCGTTGCTGACGGTGCAGCCAAACGTAGTTCTTGGCGATCTCGTCGGGCTTGAGGATTTCGTCGGCATCCAGCCGCGCTTCGATATCGGTGGCGATGGAGCGGGCGAAGGTCCCGTCGATCATCCCGTCAACGACGACGTGGGCCACATGGATTCCCTGCGGTCCGAGCTCGCGGGCCATCGACTGGGCCAGCTGCCTCAGCGCCGCCTTGGCCCCCGCGAAGGCTGAGAACCCCACCCCGCCGCGGGTCGAGGCCGTGGCCCCTGTGAACAGAATCGTCCCCTGGCCGCGCGACGTCATCACCCGCGCCGCCTCCCGCCCGGCGAAGAAGCCGGCCAGGGCCGCCATCTCCCAGACCTTGGAATAGACCTGTGCCGTGGTCTCGCGCACGCCGAAGCGGACATTGGCCCCGATGTTGAACACCACGACCTCCAGCGGCCCCACCTCGGCCTCGATCCGATCGAACAGGGCGATCATCTCGGCCTCGTCGCGCGCATCGACTCCATAGGCGTGGGCCTCGCCGCCCGCATCCCGGATCGAGGCGGCGAGGGCTTCCAGCTGGTTCAGATGCCGGGGACGACGCGTCACACAGACCGCCAGACCGTCGCGCGCGAACGCCCGTGCAACCGCCGCCCCGACCCCGTCTCCGGCGCCGACGATCAGACAGGCCCCTCTTGCGTTTCCTGCGGTCGCCATTTCGCGATCTCCGTTCAGGAGACAGTTTCATATCGAAACGGAGGAGATGTCAAAGCCGGATCGGCGACCGCACGACTCGGGCCGACGATCGGATTAACGGCGACGCTTCAGGGGGCGGAACAGGCACGAAACGAATCAGGACCGAATCACTGACACGGCCTGATTCGGGGTTTGTTCCCTACAAGATATTGTATCTTAAAGCCGATTAACCACAAATCGAAATCCGCGCTCTTCCCTGCGTGACTGCGCCGCCCGAGCGTTGCGGCGCATTCGGCCCCACTCAGGGCTTTTCCCGCCCGCTGCGAACCGCTAGGTCCTCCCCGTGCGTGGCTCCGTAGCTCAGCCGGATAGAGCAAGGCTTTCCTAAAGCAGAGGTCGGGGGTTCGAGTCCCTCCGGGGTCGCCACCTCTCCCCTCCCGGGTCGGACCGACGCGTCGACAGAGGGACCTTCTCATGGGCCGACTGATCTCGAAGACGCCCCTCTATCGGGGTCGCTCCATCCTCTACCAGGCCGAAATCGAACTCGACTCGGGCGTGGTGGTCCAGCGTGAGATCGAGGCCCACGGCCAGGTCGTCGCCGTCCTCACCTATGATCCCGAACGCCGCACCGCCCTGCTGGTGCGCCAGATGCGCGGCGGCCCTCTGGTCGACGGCGCCGCCGACGGTCATCTGCTGGAGGTCATCGCCGGCATGATCGACGCCGGCGAGAGCGAGGAGACGGCGGCTCGGCGCGAGGCGATGGAAGAGGTCGGGATCACCCTCGGCGCCCTCGACCGGATCGGCGCGGCCTGGTCCTCGCCCGGCGTCTCGACGGAGCGGATGACCCTCTACCTCGGGGCCTTCTCGACTTCGGACCGCACCGCCTCGGGAGGCGGCCTCGCCGACGAGAACGAAGAGATCGAGGCCGTCGAAATCCCGCTCTCCGACCTGGCCCGGCTCCAGGATGAAGACGCCCTGCAGGACCTCAAGACCCTGGCCCTCCTCTCGGCCCTGCGCCTGCGCCGTCCCGAACTCTTCTGACAGCCGAGGGCGTTCGACAGCGTCGCCCGGCGCGGGCTAGGGTCGCGCCGCATTGTTCGGAGCTTCCATGACCGCGTCCCGGTTCGCCCTCGCCGCCGCCCTCTCCCTGACCGCGCTGGCCGCCGCCACGAACGCCCCGGCCCAGACGGCCAACCCGGCCTCCGCAAGCACCGCCTTCACCCTGACCACCGGCACGCCGCGCACGCCCGAACAGCTGGCCATGCGCTTCGACAAGGCGGACCTGGCCTTCAAGGTGAACCCCGAAAATCGTGATCTGGCCGGCGACGCGACCCTGGAGTTCACAGCGACCGCCCCATTGAGCCGTCTGGTGCTGGAGTTCGATACGGTCTTTCAGGTGATTTTCGTCAATGTGAATGGCGAGCTTGTCGTTCCGGGCGAATGGACCAATCCCGATGGCCGGATGACGATCAACCTGCGCGAACCGCTGGTCGCAGGAGACAAGGCGGTTGTCCGCATCGCCTATCAGGGCTCTCCGCATCAGGCCAAAAACGCCCCCTGGGACGGCGGCTTCGTCTGGGCCCAGACCACCGACCGCAAGCCGTGGATCGCCACCGCCGTTCAGGGCGAGGGCTGCGACCTGTTCTGGCCGTGTATCGACCATCCGGAGGGCGAGCCCGCCCGTGCCGACCTGCACATCACCATCCCGTCCGACCTGTCGGCGCCGTCCAATGGACGCTTCCTTGGCAAGACCGACAACGGTGACGGAACCACCACCTGGAACTGGACCGCGGCCCATCCGGACACCTACGCCATCGCCCTGAACATTGGTCCCTATGTCGAGATGACGGCCGACTATCACAGCCGCTTCGGCAACATCGTGCCCCTGCACTTCTGGCGCCTCGCGTCCGACCGACAGGACCGCGCCGAGGCCCTGTTCGCCGAGTTCCCGAAGATGCTCGACTTCTATGAATCCGAGGTCGGCCCCTTCCCCTTCGGCGGCGAGAAGATGGGCGTGGTCGAGACCCCGCATCTGGGCATGGAGCACCAGACCATCAACGCCTACGGCAACGCCTACAAGCTGGACGGCAAGGGCTATGACTGGCTGCTCCAGCACGAGCTGGCCCACGAGTGGTTCGGCAACCAGATGACCAATGTCACCTGGGACGACATGTGGCTGCACGAGGGGCTGGGGTCTTACATGCAGCCCCTCTACGCCCGCTGGCTGAACGGCGACCGCTATATGGAGGCCGAGCTGGCCACCATGCGGCTGGCGCTGCGCAACACCTTCCCCTTGGTGTCCGGCAAGCCGCAGGATTCCGCGACCGTCTATACCGACGCCACCGGCCCGGGGCTGGACCTCTACAACAAGGGCGCCCTCGTCGCCCATTCGCTGCGCATGCTGATCGGCGACCAGGCCTTCAAGCGCTCCCTGACCCGGCTCGTCTATGGCCGCCCCGATCCGCGCCCGGGCAATTTCGAGCCCCTCTACGCCTCGACGCCCGACTTCATCCGCATCGTCAATGAAGAGAGCCGGCGCGACCTCGGCTGGTTCTTCGCCACCTATGTCTATCAGGCCGCCCTGCCGAAGCTGGAGATGACCCGCGACGGCGACCGCGTCACCCTGAGCTGGACCGACACCGCCAACGCCTTCCCCATGCCGGTCGAGGTCGAGGTCGACGGCCAGCTCCGCACCCTGCCGATGCGCGACGGCAAGGGCGACTTCCCCGCCCCCGAGGGCGCCCACATCATTCTGGACCCCCAAAACAAGCTTCTGCGCCAGCTCGACTTCATCGACGCCTACCAGGCCCGCCAGCGCGAGGACAACGGGCCCGCAAGGCCGAGGCACTAGGGCGGCTCCGTTGGAAACATCCCTTCCAGAACAGGGGCAGGCGGCGCTCAAGGCGCGGCTTGCGACCCGTCTGGCGACGGCAATGCGGCTCCCGATTGCGGCGATCGGGTTGGCGTCCGCTGGCCTTGCGGTCGCCAATGCGGCAGCGTCGGCGCCGGACCGGGTGACGGTCGCCGCTGCGGCGGTGGTCGCCTGTTGTGCGGCGACCCTGTTTCTTTGTGCGACCCTTGACCCCGGCTTTCATCGATCGTTGTCAGCGCTGAATGCTGACCGGCTCCTGCGCGCCCGGGAGCTGGGGTGGAGCGCTCGCCTCTTCGGGCTCGGCCT
The genomic region above belongs to Brevundimonas goettingensis and contains:
- a CDS encoding SDR family NAD(P)-dependent oxidoreductase produces the protein MATAGNARGACLIVGAGDGVGAAVARAFARDGLAVCVTRRPRHLNQLEALAASIRDAGGEAHAYGVDARDEAEMIALFDRIEAEVGPLEVVVFNIGANVRFGVRETTAQVYSKVWEMAALAGFFAGREAARVMTSRGQGTILFTGATASTRGGVGFSAFAGAKAALRQLAQSMARELGPQGIHVAHVVVDGMIDGTFARSIATDIEARLDADEILKPDEIAKNYVWLHRQQRSAWTFEMDLRPWKETW
- a CDS encoding NUDIX domain-containing protein, translating into MGRLISKTPLYRGRSILYQAEIELDSGVVVQREIEAHGQVVAVLTYDPERRTALLVRQMRGGPLVDGAADGHLLEVIAGMIDAGESEETAARREAMEEVGITLGALDRIGAAWSSPGVSTERMTLYLGAFSTSDRTASGGGLADENEEIEAVEIPLSDLARLQDEDALQDLKTLALLSALRLRRPELF
- a CDS encoding 2-hydroxychromene-2-carboxylate isomerase gives rise to the protein MPASKTIDFIFDFASLNAYLAWRALPELVGRTGATVNVIPCLLGGIFKATGNQAPFSAFAGIRGKLDYEMLEIRRFVKAHGITAFQMNPHFPVNSLLAMRGLCACAPGEEFDRYLDAVLAGFWERGLQMGDAAVLAGVLDEAGLEAERLLSLAQTDAVKAKLADNTAAAVERGAFGAPTFWVGDEMFFGKERLGQIEDLLFA
- a CDS encoding helicase-related protein; translation: MSDRPTGLGPSRVVAVLGPTNTGKTHLAVERMLGHASGMIGLPLRLLAREIYERIVKLRGASAVALITGEEKIIPTRPHYWVCTVEAMPLEREVEFLAVDEIQLVADPERGHVFTNRMLHARGRFETMFLGAGTMAPLMRRLIPDLEIVTRERLSHLTYAGSKKLTRLPRRSAIVAFSTDQVYAIAELIRRQRGGAAVVMGSLSPRTRNAQVALFQSGEVDFLVATDAIGMGLNMDVDHVAFAGLRKFDGRRTRWLHAHEIAQIAGRAGRHVRDGTFGVTGECEELDEDLVEQVVSHQFDPVQAAEWRNARLDFDTLPDLLRSLTKTPERAGLKLTAQALDETLLRRAMQDEEIARISRSRGTIMRLWECCQLPDFQKTTLDEHMRLSRDIFQALTGKRGRLTDDWMAPRFAELDRDDGQIDQLSARLSGVRTLSYIAARPDWLDQAKGWREKTRALEDRLSDVLHERLTARFVDRKTTALMRSLNDRAGTLAEVADDGVVTVDGEAVGHLEGVSFAGQTGGSLLADRTLKAAALRAVAPEIARRLGRLAADPDEAFALTPEGEVLWQGALAAKIVNAEPFSPRVRLIGDLGPQAARDRAQRRIEAWLATEAGRALRDLKRLKQAVESGGLKGLPRGIAFRLLEAGGVLDRRDVERDLAALSQVERRTIKTFAIRVGTHSVWLPGVLKARGRVVAQAFAAGEPFRAGGEGLALLPIPGPSVRALSAVGRRAVGRWSVPVELLERLAEAKLAAGQGNIPDAALTQLGLKAGEAGALLAALKTTRAQQPDRLGRPVVIKDSPFAKLAELTAAPQPARRKRPRRKKAAS
- a CDS encoding M1 family metallopeptidase; the protein is MTASRFALAAALSLTALAAATNAPAQTANPASASTAFTLTTGTPRTPEQLAMRFDKADLAFKVNPENRDLAGDATLEFTATAPLSRLVLEFDTVFQVIFVNVNGELVVPGEWTNPDGRMTINLREPLVAGDKAVVRIAYQGSPHQAKNAPWDGGFVWAQTTDRKPWIATAVQGEGCDLFWPCIDHPEGEPARADLHITIPSDLSAPSNGRFLGKTDNGDGTTTWNWTAAHPDTYAIALNIGPYVEMTADYHSRFGNIVPLHFWRLASDRQDRAEALFAEFPKMLDFYESEVGPFPFGGEKMGVVETPHLGMEHQTINAYGNAYKLDGKGYDWLLQHELAHEWFGNQMTNVTWDDMWLHEGLGSYMQPLYARWLNGDRYMEAELATMRLALRNTFPLVSGKPQDSATVYTDATGPGLDLYNKGALVAHSLRMLIGDQAFKRSLTRLVYGRPDPRPGNFEPLYASTPDFIRIVNEESRRDLGWFFATYVYQAALPKLEMTRDGDRVTLSWTDTANAFPMPVEVEVDGQLRTLPMRDGKGDFPAPEGAHIILDPQNKLLRQLDFIDAYQARQREDNGPARPRH